A genome region from Novipirellula caenicola includes the following:
- a CDS encoding polysaccharide biosynthesis/export family protein: MFRTLLVAVLLMPLVGCSALGLSLFPTGHYLTRQSEELLQKSPSPANLPRELNRTVVEAHYLEPGDVLLIETVKLDSDVRLPADQHVLTDGSIDLGGYGRVVVAGLTLEDAEALVEQTLVEEGEEETEINIRLLEAMHRFYVLGEVNSPGSYPLTGYETVLDGILAAGGLTSDAAPCKLLLARPTTSHSCRVTLPICYREITQMGDTATNYQLMPGDRIYVAGRTFCEELMFWQATQTCDRCCKCQTPCPHPETVSTIAPVTPGLIGVPMARQPHAKEVMLSPESWQHGAQISDLEPSTSYRQDVEMLPNTSLVPTPAANDDDSDSLESSRIFVPRSSQPPATSQSNPALDGQLDFSEPMASPNP; encoded by the coding sequence ATGTTTCGCACACTCCTCGTCGCCGTTCTGCTTATGCCTTTGGTAGGGTGCAGCGCTCTGGGACTCTCGCTGTTTCCCACTGGACACTATTTGACCCGGCAAAGCGAAGAGCTTTTGCAGAAGTCGCCCAGTCCTGCCAATTTGCCGCGTGAGCTCAACCGGACGGTGGTCGAAGCGCACTATCTCGAACCCGGCGACGTGCTGTTAATCGAAACGGTAAAACTCGACAGCGATGTGCGATTGCCGGCGGACCAGCATGTGTTGACCGACGGCAGCATCGATCTCGGCGGTTACGGCCGCGTCGTCGTTGCCGGCTTGACGCTCGAAGATGCCGAAGCCCTCGTGGAACAGACGTTGGTGGAAGAAGGCGAAGAAGAAACCGAGATCAATATTCGCTTGCTAGAAGCGATGCATCGTTTCTATGTCCTCGGTGAAGTCAATTCACCAGGCAGCTATCCGTTGACCGGTTACGAAACGGTGCTCGATGGCATCTTGGCCGCCGGCGGTTTGACCAGTGATGCGGCACCTTGCAAGCTTTTGCTAGCGCGCCCAACCACGTCCCATTCGTGTCGAGTCACGCTGCCGATTTGCTATCGCGAAATCACTCAAATGGGCGATACGGCAACCAATTACCAGCTTATGCCGGGAGACCGCATCTATGTCGCTGGCCGCACGTTTTGTGAAGAGCTGATGTTTTGGCAGGCCACACAAACCTGTGACCGCTGCTGTAAATGCCAAACCCCTTGTCCTCATCCCGAAACGGTCAGCACGATCGCGCCGGTGACCCCCGGTTTGATCGGCGTCCCGATGGCGCGGCAACCCCACGCTAAAGAAGTCATGCTGTCGCCCGAATCGTGGCAACACGGGGCGCAAATCTCGGATCTCGAGCCCTCGACGTCGTATCGCCAGGACGTCGAGATGCTGCCCAACACGTCGCTAGTGCCGACCCCGGCAGCAAACGATGACGATTCCGACTCGCTTGAATCGAGCCGGATTTTTGTGCCGCGATCGTCGCAACCGCCTGCGACGTCCCAGTCCAATCCGGCCTTGGATGGCCAACTCGACTTTTCCGAACCGATGGCGTCCCCCAATCCTTAG
- a CDS encoding DNA-directed RNA polymerase subunit alpha C-terminal domain-containing protein, whose amino-acid sequence MTRIPLSRAEEEARLRRERLDLSIAEMGLSVRTTNCLEETGILTVRDLLNATPRRLLGISNFGEKTLEEVYAALEELGFYRPGREVTAVVS is encoded by the coding sequence ATGACACGTATTCCATTGAGCCGAGCGGAAGAGGAAGCACGCCTTCGCCGCGAACGATTGGACCTCAGCATTGCGGAGATGGGGCTTTCGGTTCGAACCACCAATTGTTTGGAAGAGACGGGGATTTTGACGGTCCGTGATCTTTTGAACGCGACCCCACGACGATTGTTGGGGATCAGCAACTTTGGTGAAAAGACACTCGAAGAGGTGTACGCCGCGCTCGAAGAGCTCGGTTTCTATCGTCCTGGTCGCGAAGTCACTGCGGTGGTTTCGTAG
- a CDS encoding STAS domain-containing protein produces MSAITTQVVNDILLVGFTDSKILDSQRIEQVGRELQEAVPQAVHKKMLLNFRGVSFMSSAMITKLVMLNKSCKAQGVGLKFCEVSPNVMEVFKITKLNKLFDIQEGEEKAMASFDKKGWFG; encoded by the coding sequence ATGTCGGCAATCACCACCCAAGTTGTTAATGATATTTTGTTGGTTGGGTTTACCGACAGCAAGATTCTTGACAGTCAACGCATCGAGCAGGTTGGACGCGAACTTCAAGAGGCCGTCCCACAAGCGGTTCACAAAAAGATGCTGCTTAATTTTCGCGGCGTCTCTTTCATGTCCTCCGCGATGATCACCAAATTGGTGATGCTCAACAAAAGTTGTAAAGCGCAAGGGGTGGGTTTGAAGTTTTGTGAAGTTTCGCCCAACGTGATGGAAGTCTTCAAGATCACCAAGCTAAACAAGCTGTTTGATATTCAGGAAGGCGAAGAGAAAGCGATGGCGAGCTTCGACAAGAAAGGTTGGTTCGGTTGA
- a CDS encoding sensor histidine kinase, whose amino-acid sequence MNAADIQPTDDHSDKDQTLENSRLIEAERAAIGHEIHDALLPLIFGASAGLHHLIDRHDRKPQSELDAEAIERREQLEKITKWVDQALQTGRQILGAAYPAELRHQTWSAAAAETLTRILDGAAQRRTVIQWDVSDAATELPEDVATAAYRITIEAIRNAARHGMATKVRVAANVDDHTLTLTIEDNGAGFDPQAVSSDRFGIRSMKGRAELVGGQLTLAAKPSCPTTVTFRCRVQVGSESK is encoded by the coding sequence TTGAACGCAGCCGACATTCAGCCCACGGACGATCACTCCGACAAGGATCAAACGCTCGAAAATTCGCGTTTGATTGAAGCCGAGCGAGCGGCGATCGGTCACGAGATTCATGACGCTTTGTTGCCGTTGATCTTCGGGGCTTCGGCAGGGCTGCATCACTTGATCGATCGTCATGATCGCAAGCCGCAGAGTGAGTTGGACGCCGAGGCGATCGAGCGACGCGAGCAGCTTGAAAAAATAACAAAGTGGGTCGACCAGGCGTTGCAGACCGGTCGACAAATTCTTGGCGCGGCCTACCCCGCGGAACTACGGCACCAAACTTGGTCCGCCGCGGCTGCGGAAACGCTGACGCGGATTCTTGATGGTGCCGCCCAGCGTCGGACGGTGATCCAGTGGGATGTTTCCGACGCGGCCACGGAGTTGCCCGAAGACGTTGCCACGGCGGCCTATCGGATCACCATCGAAGCGATCCGCAATGCCGCTCGCCATGGCATGGCGACGAAGGTTCGCGTCGCCGCCAATGTCGATGACCATACATTGACCCTCACGATCGAGGACAACGGGGCCGGATTCGACCCTCAAGCGGTTTCATCGGACCGCTTTGGGATCCGGTCGATGAAAGGGCGTGCGGAATTAGTCGGTGGACAACTAACGCTGGCCGCCAAACCAAGTTGTCCTACCACCGTCACGTTTCGCTGCCGCGTGCAGGTGGGATCCGAGTCAAAATAG
- the hpt gene encoding hypoxanthine phosphoribosyltransferase has translation MRVLLDETELNEGVLRLAREIDDFYGNKRHLTVIAVMTGSLVLFADLIRRLSMPQRVGVVQASSYRGGTKSGDLQVDSKMMIDVSGRDVLLVDDIFDTGKTLDRLRQMMLDSGATTVKTAVLLHKNREHSVAMRPDFVAFEIPDEFVVGYGLDYLDMYRNLPYLAVLEPDEIEATASESQP, from the coding sequence ATGCGAGTCTTGTTAGACGAAACGGAATTGAACGAGGGCGTTCTGCGTCTGGCACGCGAGATTGACGATTTCTACGGCAACAAGCGACATTTGACGGTGATCGCCGTGATGACGGGCAGTTTGGTGCTGTTTGCGGATCTGATCCGCCGGCTGTCGATGCCACAACGGGTTGGGGTGGTGCAAGCATCAAGCTATCGTGGAGGGACAAAATCGGGCGATCTGCAGGTGGATTCGAAAATGATGATCGACGTTTCGGGCCGTGATGTCTTGCTTGTGGACGACATTTTTGACACCGGCAAAACGCTCGATCGGCTTCGCCAAATGATGCTCGATTCAGGGGCGACGACGGTGAAGACGGCCGTGTTGTTGCACAAAAATCGAGAACACTCTGTCGCCATGCGACCCGACTTTGTGGCCTTTGAGATTCCGGACGAATTTGTGGTCGGTTACGGATTAGACTATCTAGATATGTATCGCAATCTTCCCTATCTGGCTGTGCTTGAACCTGACGAGATTGAGGCAACGGCATCGGAATCGCAACCGTGA
- a CDS encoding glycosyltransferase, with protein sequence MSVHPNARSLRVLLVGRHFWPHASFDAAGFLAQLATDLYRSGVHVEVVTPRYAASWPEHFHFREIPVHRPAAAPRSDWSMGRYVRHLTTWLKENSGSFDLILADAIREESQAVIDAAAAAGIASVLISAGWGDESDAAWWQTSRTARRCAATAKEADAIVVKNAAAERMMIAQGFPQSQLHRIEIGFTSSVNNLEDNRAAARNRLAAVNSDLTTLAESEVVLCTGRMQKKGAMQWLASTARHLIANRPDLRFWFVGDGPERQTLYDFLRADGVRNSIAMPGSFVDATDLMIAADVFVHGDQQGLDFALPSAVSAAIPIVAAEFPELRSILTPTGQPIKRTTAATASTGPVGDPQNEAVAWFAAGKSKSLRIAIRRTLDDISQAKQRALQLRRDLIRSRPQTKVIEAYIDLMTRVVQEKSSGKSRIANDSNSIETAS encoded by the coding sequence GTGAGTGTTCATCCCAACGCGAGATCGCTGAGAGTCTTGTTGGTGGGGCGGCATTTCTGGCCCCATGCCTCATTTGATGCTGCAGGGTTTTTGGCTCAATTGGCGACCGATCTGTATCGCAGTGGGGTGCATGTCGAAGTGGTGACGCCCCGCTATGCCGCGTCGTGGCCCGAGCATTTTCACTTTCGTGAGATCCCTGTGCACCGTCCCGCCGCGGCCCCTCGCAGCGATTGGTCGATGGGGCGTTACGTGCGTCATTTGACCACTTGGCTCAAAGAAAACAGCGGATCGTTTGACTTGATTTTGGCGGATGCGATACGCGAGGAATCACAGGCGGTCATCGACGCGGCGGCCGCCGCCGGTATCGCCTCGGTGTTGATTTCCGCAGGCTGGGGTGACGAAAGTGATGCGGCGTGGTGGCAAACCTCGCGAACCGCCCGCCGCTGCGCAGCGACGGCCAAAGAGGCGGATGCGATCGTGGTCAAGAACGCCGCGGCCGAGCGGATGATGATCGCCCAAGGCTTTCCTCAATCTCAGCTGCATCGAATCGAAATTGGATTCACCAGCAGCGTGAACAACCTCGAAGACAATCGTGCGGCGGCTCGCAATCGTTTGGCTGCCGTCAATTCGGATCTGACCACGTTGGCTGAATCCGAGGTCGTGCTGTGCACCGGCCGAATGCAGAAAAAGGGGGCGATGCAGTGGTTGGCTTCCACCGCGCGGCATTTGATTGCCAACCGACCGGATTTACGGTTTTGGTTCGTCGGCGACGGTCCCGAACGTCAAACGTTGTACGATTTTTTACGTGCCGACGGGGTGCGGAATTCAATCGCCATGCCTGGATCCTTTGTCGACGCAACGGATCTGATGATCGCGGCGGATGTGTTCGTTCACGGTGATCAACAAGGTCTCGATTTTGCGTTGCCATCGGCGGTTTCTGCGGCGATACCGATCGTCGCAGCGGAGTTTCCGGAACTGCGTTCGATATTGACCCCCACCGGACAACCGATCAAACGAACCACGGCGGCGACGGCATCAACGGGGCCAGTGGGCGATCCGCAAAACGAAGCCGTTGCGTGGTTCGCGGCTGGCAAATCCAAGTCGCTTCGCATCGCCATTCGCCGCACCCTTGATGACATTTCCCAGGCAAAACAGCGTGCATTGCAGCTCCGTCGGGATCTGATTCGATCGCGTCCGCAAACCAAAGTGATCGAAGCGTATATCGATTTAATGACGCGAGTCGTCCAGGAAAAATCCAGCGGCAAATCGCGGATTGCCAATGATTCCAATTCGATCGAGACTGCTTCATGA
- a CDS encoding glycosyltransferase family 4 protein, whose amino-acid sequence MSRRIALVIPTMDRGGAEKQLCLLAENLPRDTFDVHVILLTRDGPRSESLRAAGIPVTVIGKRFKADPTALFRLRRELVRLKPDVVHTWIFAANSFGRAAARLARVPTIMASERCVDSWKTESHFFVDRRLARLTDTITTNSTGVVDFYAAHGIDRDKFCVIPNGIEPPSGNRIERDEAFARLQVPADRKLILAVGRLWPQKRYRDLIWAAELLGTTREDTTLVILGDGPQRGELLRFRDSVTIPDRVRFAGTRHDVAELLPHADVFWIGSEYEGQSNSLIEAMQAAVPVVASDIPGNRDLVIPGVTGMLVPMGDTADFARQTMTLLESPELAKKLAKSAQNRIATEFTVDAMVQRHAELYLRCQGRTS is encoded by the coding sequence ATGAGCCGACGAATCGCATTGGTGATTCCAACGATGGATCGTGGTGGGGCTGAGAAACAACTTTGTTTGTTGGCCGAAAATCTGCCACGCGACACGTTTGATGTTCACGTCATCCTGTTGACGCGTGACGGCCCGCGTAGCGAGTCGCTGCGTGCTGCCGGGATCCCCGTCACGGTGATTGGCAAACGATTCAAAGCGGATCCGACGGCGCTATTTCGTTTGAGACGTGAATTGGTCCGTTTGAAACCCGACGTCGTTCATACATGGATCTTTGCGGCCAACAGCTTTGGTCGCGCCGCGGCTCGGTTGGCGCGAGTTCCCACGATCATGGCCAGCGAGCGATGTGTTGATTCTTGGAAAACCGAGTCGCACTTTTTTGTCGATCGCCGGCTTGCACGGCTGACCGACACCATCACCACCAATAGCACCGGAGTGGTCGATTTTTATGCCGCCCACGGGATCGACCGAGACAAATTTTGTGTCATCCCCAATGGAATCGAACCGCCATCGGGCAACCGGATCGAGCGTGACGAAGCGTTTGCTCGTTTACAGGTTCCGGCCGACCGAAAACTAATTTTGGCCGTGGGCCGATTGTGGCCTCAGAAACGCTACCGCGATCTGATTTGGGCTGCCGAATTGCTCGGAACCACGCGAGAGGACACGACGTTGGTGATCCTCGGTGACGGACCGCAACGCGGTGAACTGTTGCGTTTTCGTGACTCGGTGACGATTCCCGATCGTGTTCGATTCGCCGGAACGCGTCACGATGTAGCCGAATTGTTGCCTCATGCCGATGTGTTTTGGATTGGCAGCGAATATGAAGGGCAAAGCAATTCGCTGATCGAAGCGATGCAGGCTGCGGTTCCGGTGGTCGCATCGGACATTCCCGGGAACCGAGATTTAGTGATCCCTGGCGTCACCGGAATGTTGGTGCCGATGGGCGACACCGCCGATTTTGCACGTCAAACCATGACGCTGCTGGAATCGCCTGAACTCGCAAAAAAACTCGCAAAATCGGCCCAAAACCGGATCGCCACCGAGTTCACCGTCGACGCCATGGTGCAGCGTCATGCCGAATTGTATCTGCGGTGCCAGGGACGCACGTCGTAG
- a CDS encoding glycosyltransferase family 2 protein: MPIESDISADLMFTADTVATQDPAVAKPAARPPVAATPDAKRESWSLDLVDPVDDVIRRTEETLDFIAEASIAANSVQPLDHYDLTIIVPVYNERQTLPKVLERIDEVMPRSTEVIIVDDGSTDGTSQWLAGLTPRANRTIIRRRCNHGKGSAVRLAIRHSQGNVVAIQDADLEYDPATLLRVVWPILDGNADVVYGSRYLDGGSDPSWLHRFGNWMLTKLSNLMTGLRLTDMETCHKAFDGEMLRSISLKECRFGFEPEITAKIAAKDVRVLEVPTHYDSRGYDEGKKIGWKDAVSALACMWIYRKG; this comes from the coding sequence ATGCCAATTGAATCTGACATTTCGGCCGACTTGATGTTTACCGCCGACACCGTTGCGACCCAAGATCCTGCTGTGGCCAAACCCGCGGCACGGCCGCCGGTGGCTGCGACACCCGACGCAAAACGCGAAAGCTGGAGTCTCGATCTGGTCGACCCGGTCGACGACGTGATCCGCCGCACCGAAGAAACGCTCGACTTTATTGCCGAAGCCTCGATCGCGGCAAACAGTGTCCAGCCGCTCGATCACTACGATTTGACGATCATCGTTCCGGTCTACAACGAACGACAAACGCTTCCCAAGGTGCTCGAGCGAATTGATGAAGTGATGCCTCGTTCGACCGAGGTGATCATCGTCGACGATGGAAGCACCGATGGCACCAGTCAATGGCTCGCCGGTTTAACCCCGCGTGCCAACCGCACGATCATTCGTCGTCGCTGCAATCACGGCAAAGGATCGGCGGTCCGCTTGGCGATCCGGCACAGCCAGGGCAACGTGGTGGCGATCCAAGACGCGGATCTTGAATACGATCCTGCTACGCTGCTGCGTGTGGTATGGCCGATTTTGGACGGTAACGCCGATGTGGTCTATGGATCGCGTTACTTGGACGGCGGCAGCGATCCATCATGGCTGCATCGCTTTGGTAATTGGATGCTCACGAAGCTGAGCAATCTGATGACCGGGCTACGTTTAACCGATATGGAAACCTGTCACAAAGCGTTCGACGGTGAAATGTTACGAAGCATTTCACTCAAAGAGTGTCGGTTCGGCTTTGAGCCCGAAATCACGGCAAAAATTGCCGCGAAAGATGTACGCGTTCTCGAGGTTCCAACCCACTACGACAGCCGTGGCTATGACGAGGGCAAAAAGATTGGTTGGAAAGACGCGGTCTCAGCACTGGCGTGCATGTGGATCTACCGCAAAGGCTAG
- a CDS encoding sodium:proton antiporter: protein MDLLLYLALVPTLGVVAQWIAWRTGLPGILLLLLFGVLLGQFVQPDAFLAELTGGTVAQAGPELLFPIVSLSVAVIMFEGGLSLKFHELREAGSAAFRLVTLGAIITFFGTATAAHFTLGLAWPISFLLGAILIVTGPTVIGPLLRQVRPTRRVASTLKWEGIVIDPIGAVLAVLVFENILVHSSEPDLGSAFLMLSITIVVGMGLGCAGGAFLSVAFRRYWLPDQLHGIGTLSVGLLLYAISDHLAHESGLITVTVMGIWLTNRHHFDIEHIVELKENLRTLLIGCLFIVLGSRVVIDDVTAHGWHGLLFLLLMIFVIRPISVFVSLWKSPLSWREQAFVASLAPRGIVAAAVSSVFALELERRSGSFDLAGADQLATVTFLVIAGTVAVYGLAASPIAKLLGLADEKTNGILMLGADRWVREFAEELTEVGVPVTLVDTNYNKVSQARVAGLRAECINILNEHARQDLSLVGIGRFLAMTPNDEVNSLALLECRGMFESAQLYQLNFTVKKSNSRREMTHNLVGRQLFREGLTFSKIRELHESGAVFKATKLTDSFTYTDFIRRYNEVPELLCVVQSDGIPLLNTVSDPLKPEPGQTIVCLVTSVPLPQEHVAMDAVKNADAEKNADRDKHSHPELKSADSASSAPNTSKSNSLETKKSETR from the coding sequence ATGGACTTACTGCTTTATCTTGCTCTTGTCCCAACACTTGGCGTCGTGGCACAGTGGATCGCATGGCGAACCGGATTGCCGGGGATTCTGTTGCTGCTGTTGTTCGGAGTATTGCTGGGGCAATTCGTTCAGCCCGACGCGTTTCTGGCCGAGTTGACTGGAGGCACGGTAGCTCAGGCGGGGCCCGAGCTGCTCTTTCCAATCGTCTCGTTGTCGGTAGCCGTGATCATGTTCGAAGGTGGCTTGTCGCTGAAGTTTCATGAGCTGCGTGAAGCGGGAAGCGCGGCGTTTCGGCTGGTCACCCTCGGCGCCATCATCACCTTTTTTGGCACGGCCACGGCGGCCCATTTCACGCTCGGTTTAGCGTGGCCTATTAGCTTTTTGCTCGGGGCGATTTTGATTGTGACCGGGCCCACCGTGATTGGGCCGTTGCTGCGGCAAGTGCGTCCGACACGCCGTGTGGCATCGACGTTGAAATGGGAAGGCATCGTGATCGACCCGATCGGTGCGGTCCTAGCCGTGTTGGTATTCGAAAACATCTTGGTTCATTCGTCCGAGCCCGATCTCGGCTCGGCATTTTTGATGCTCTCCATAACGATTGTCGTCGGGATGGGATTGGGGTGTGCCGGTGGCGCGTTTCTGTCCGTCGCGTTTCGTCGCTATTGGTTACCCGATCAATTGCACGGAATTGGAACGCTGTCAGTGGGGCTGCTGTTGTATGCCATCAGCGACCATCTGGCGCATGAATCCGGGCTGATCACGGTCACGGTGATGGGAATTTGGTTGACCAACCGGCATCATTTCGACATCGAACATATCGTTGAGCTAAAAGAAAACTTACGCACGCTGTTGATCGGTTGTCTGTTTATCGTGCTCGGGTCTCGCGTCGTGATCGATGACGTGACGGCTCATGGATGGCATGGGCTGTTGTTCCTGTTGTTGATGATTTTTGTCATTCGCCCAATCTCAGTCTTCGTGTCGCTTTGGAAATCGCCACTGAGTTGGCGAGAGCAAGCGTTTGTGGCCTCGTTGGCACCACGTGGGATTGTGGCAGCGGCTGTTAGCAGCGTCTTTGCGCTGGAACTCGAACGCCGCAGTGGTTCGTTTGACCTAGCGGGGGCCGATCAATTGGCCACGGTCACCTTTCTAGTCATCGCGGGAACGGTTGCCGTATATGGGTTGGCGGCATCACCGATCGCCAAACTGTTGGGACTCGCCGACGAAAAGACCAACGGCATCTTGATGCTCGGAGCTGATCGATGGGTGCGAGAGTTTGCCGAAGAACTGACCGAAGTGGGGGTTCCGGTGACCTTGGTCGACACCAACTATAACAAGGTCTCTCAGGCACGCGTCGCGGGGCTACGCGCCGAATGCATCAACATTCTCAACGAGCATGCTCGCCAAGACCTGTCGCTAGTCGGAATCGGGCGTTTCTTGGCGATGACGCCCAACGACGAGGTCAACTCGCTCGCACTTCTTGAATGTCGCGGGATGTTTGAAAGTGCTCAGCTTTACCAGTTGAACTTTACCGTCAAAAAATCAAATTCGCGGCGTGAGATGACTCACAATCTCGTCGGCCGACAACTGTTTCGCGAAGGGCTGACGTTCTCGAAAATTCGCGAATTGCATGAGTCCGGTGCTGTGTTCAAAGCAACGAAATTGACCGACTCGTTTACCTACACGGATTTTATTCGTCGGTATAATGAGGTACCCGAGCTGCTGTGCGTGGTGCAAAGTGATGGGATCCCGCTGCTCAATACCGTCAGCGACCCGCTGAAACCCGAGCCTGGTCAAACCATTGTCTGTCTTGTCACGTCGGTCCCTTTGCCTCAAGAACATGTGGCGATGGACGCGGTAAAGAATGCGGACGCGGAAAAGAATGCGGATCGCGATAAGCATTCGCATCCCGAATTGAAGTCGGCCGATTCAGCATCATCCGCCCCCAATACATCCAAATCGAACTCGTTGGAGACAAAGAAATCCGAAACCCGATAA
- a CDS encoding elongation factor P, whose amino-acid sequence MLAKEVKTGSVIVHEGNPIVIISLSVQSPSARGAATLYKFRGRNVVTRNKVDVTFKGTDVVAEADFSKRNVQLMYSDPNYMYVMDQESYQQYDVPIEDVEEQLPYITEGLEGIRALVYNDECVGIELPASVELTIKQCDPSIKGNSATARTKPATLETDLVVQVPEYIKEGERIKVDTRTGEFLSRA is encoded by the coding sequence ATGCTCGCAAAAGAAGTTAAAACCGGATCGGTCATTGTGCACGAAGGCAACCCGATCGTCATCATTTCGCTTTCGGTTCAATCACCCTCGGCACGTGGTGCTGCGACGTTGTACAAGTTTCGCGGCCGCAATGTCGTCACGCGAAATAAAGTCGACGTTACCTTCAAAGGAACCGACGTGGTTGCCGAAGCCGATTTTTCGAAACGCAACGTGCAACTGATGTACTCCGATCCAAACTACATGTACGTGATGGATCAAGAAAGTTACCAGCAGTACGATGTGCCAATCGAAGATGTCGAAGAACAGCTTCCCTACATCACCGAAGGACTCGAAGGCATTCGTGCCCTCGTCTACAACGACGAATGCGTGGGAATCGAATTGCCCGCGTCGGTCGAATTGACAATCAAACAGTGTGACCCGAGCATCAAGGGAAACTCGGCCACGGCACGCACCAAGCCCGCGACGCTCGAAACCGATCTCGTCGTACAGGTCCCCGAGTACATCAAAGAAGGGGAACGCATCAAAGTGGACACACGAACCGGTGAATTCCTGTCGCGCGCCTAA
- a CDS encoding PmoA family protein translates to MHLLKTALLRSLYAALLVSTSVALPTVDASRAAADSPAKSTGLSVKKVESPRGWKIYDNGKLFAGYIEYQNGFPIVYPVIGPGGHAMTRDFPMKKGTEGEKLDHDHHRSLWFTHGEVNGIDFWIDDAHEGTGRIVQTSGEATVDAKNDAVVITTENDWNDAEGKRQLSDSRRTTFHTEDGKRIIDFEVVLRATDGDVNFGDTKEGSFGIRVAGTMKVDSKLGGKITNAEGLTNSDAWAKKSNWVNYSGPVDNQTVGMSVFYHPSSFAAPCSWHVRTYGLFAANPFGHYHFNGGDKTEGITLKDGETMAIRCRVVLYQGDFDAEATEKAFAKYAAEKPEAL, encoded by the coding sequence ATGCATTTGCTAAAGACCGCTTTGCTTCGATCTCTCTATGCCGCTCTGCTCGTTTCGACGTCGGTCGCGTTACCGACAGTCGATGCATCACGTGCGGCGGCCGATTCGCCGGCAAAATCAACCGGACTTAGCGTCAAGAAGGTCGAATCGCCTCGAGGTTGGAAGATTTACGACAACGGGAAACTATTTGCCGGCTATATCGAATACCAAAACGGCTTTCCGATTGTTTATCCTGTGATCGGGCCCGGTGGCCATGCGATGACGCGTGACTTTCCCATGAAGAAGGGAACCGAAGGCGAAAAATTAGATCACGATCATCACCGCTCGCTTTGGTTCACCCATGGTGAAGTCAACGGCATCGATTTTTGGATCGATGACGCGCACGAAGGGACCGGACGGATCGTCCAGACCTCTGGTGAAGCCACCGTTGATGCGAAAAATGATGCGGTCGTGATCACGACCGAGAACGACTGGAATGATGCGGAAGGCAAACGACAGTTATCGGATTCGCGCCGTACCACCTTTCACACCGAAGATGGAAAACGGATCATCGATTTCGAAGTCGTGCTTCGCGCGACCGATGGCGATGTAAATTTTGGTGACACCAAAGAAGGCAGCTTTGGAATTCGTGTCGCCGGCACCATGAAGGTCGACTCGAAGCTTGGTGGCAAGATCACCAATGCCGAAGGGTTGACCAATTCGGACGCCTGGGCCAAAAAATCAAACTGGGTGAACTACTCGGGCCCCGTGGACAACCAGACCGTTGGCATGTCCGTTTTCTATCATCCGTCGAGTTTTGCCGCTCCCTGCAGCTGGCACGTTCGCACCTACGGATTGTTTGCCGCCAATCCGTTCGGCCACTACCATTTCAATGGCGGCGACAAAACCGAAGGCATCACGCTAAAGGATGGCGAAACGATGGCCATTCGCTGCCGAGTGGTGCTGTATCAAGGTGACTTTGATGCCGAGGCGACCGAGAAAGCATTCGCCAAATATGCGGCTGAAAAACCCGAAGCGCTGTAG